In a single window of the Thunnus maccoyii chromosome 7, fThuMac1.1, whole genome shotgun sequence genome:
- the LOC121900903 gene encoding interferon-induced protein with tetratricopeptide repeats 5-like: MSAAQSQSTLKAKLKALQCHFTWDIEPNSKLFRIKDKLEDIGTDEGNTWLGHIYNLQGYIHYQLSIQYQQSSTEDARRFFSKATEAFRRSRNTVSDEGPWLLVNYGNLAWLHHHLGEEEESQTYLSKVNALLKEYPSPSQDELHPEIYAEKAWTLMKFDKDQYPLAADYFQRAIRMQPDMVEWNSSHVIALVKAYKYSNSLEEEILEKMKMATEQDPENLYLAGHYLEQRAMKEERIEDEAHELAREVLRNPVSSYSGLKELLWIYRKYVSVDEAIDLAEEALEKHPDKRFLKWCAALCYEWRILLDRDSRVKQSTIDRAISLHREVISLYPQQSTSLLKKIALANIYAKSNYGLAEAEKIYQELLVSNLEPAEKQMLYHYYAKYLQVHRRDYNRSEEYYMKAAKIPQKSFFRANSIKVLMRIKETNRSRRPRELEESLANLEV; this comes from the exons ATGAG tGCTGCTCAGAGTCAGTCAACGCTGAAGGCCAAACTGAAGGCTCTGCAGTGTCATTTCACCTGGGACATTGAGCCCAACAGCAAACTTTTCCGTATCAAGGACAAGCTGGAGGACATCGGCACTGACGAGGGAAACACCTGGCTGGGTCACATTTACAACCTGCAGGGGTACATTCACTACCAGCTGAGCATTCAGTACCAGCAGAGCTCCACTGAAGACGCCCGACGTTTCTTCAGCAAGGCCACAGAGGCCTTCCGCCGGTCGAGAAACACTGTCTCAGATGAAGGTCCCTGGTTGTTGGTGAATTACGGGAACCTGGCTTGGCTGCACCACCACctgggagaggaagaagagagtcAGACTTACTTGTCAAAGGTCAACGCCCTGCTGAAAGAATACCCATCTCCATCCCAGGACGAGCTCCATCCAGAGATCTACGCTGAAAAAGCCTGGACTCTGATGAAGTTCGATAAAGACCAATACCCTCTGGCTGCAGATTACTTCCAGAGAGCCATCAGGATGCAGCCAGACATGGTGGAGTGGAACTCCAGTCATGTCATAGCATTAGTGAAGGCTTATAAGTACAGCAACTCTCTGGAGGAAGAAAttttggagaaaatgaaaatggccaCAGAACAGGATCCAGAGAACTTGTACCTTGCCGGTCACTACCTCGAGCAGCGTGCtatgaaagaagaaagaattgAAGATGAGGCACATGAGTTAGCCAGAGAGGTTTTGAgaaatcctgtcagcagctaCAGTGGTCTGAAAGAGTTATTAtggatttacagaaaatatgtgTCTGTTGATGAGGCTATTGATTTGGCAGAGGAGGCTCTGGAAAAACATCCAGATAAACGTTTCCTGAAGTGGTGTGCTGCACTCTGCTACGAATGGAGGATCCTTCTCGATAGGGACAGTCGTGTAAAGCAAAGTACAATAGACAGAGCAATCAGTCTCCATAGGGAAGTGATTTCTCTTTACCCTCAACAATCAACATCACTTCTGAAGAAAATAGCCCTCGCAAATATATATGCAAAGTCAAATTATGGCCTGGCTGAAGCTGAGAAGATTTACCAGGAACTGCTAGTAAGCAATCTGGAACCTGCAGAGAAACAGATGCTTTACCACTACTACGCAAAATACTTACAGGTTCATCGACGAGATTACAACAGGTCAGAAGAATATTACATGAAGGCTGCAAAGATACCGCAAAAATCCTTCTTTCGAGCGAACAGCATCAAAGTTCTGATGAGgattaaagaaacaaacaggagccGAAGGCCTAGAGAATTAGAGGAGTCCCTGGCCAACCTGGAGGTCTAG